The window GCTGGAAGATCATGCTGGCCGCTGGCCCCGAAGTGCGGCAACTGCGCCTGATCCACACCAACGACCATCACTCGCGGATCGAGCCGGCCACCGGCATTACCATACGCGCCGGAAGCGCCAGCGGCGCCCGTAACCTCGGCGGCGTGTCGCGCCGGCGCACGATCTTCGACCAGATCCGCGCCGATACGAGCTGGACGTCAAATGCCACCTATCAGCAGGACAAGATCTTCGTTGACGCTGGAGATATCTTCCAGGGCACCCTGTATTTTAACGCCTGGCGCGGCGAGGCCGATCACTATTTCTACAACAACCTGGGCTACGACGCCGTTACCATTGGCAACCACGAGTTTGACCTGGGCGATCAGGCCCTGGCCGATTTCATCCGAGGAGTGGGCTATCCTAACTCGACGACCACCAGCTTCCCCATTGTCAGCGCGAACATCACCGCGAGCGGTTCCTCGCCCCTGGCGCCCCTCTTTGAGGGCGATCTCTGGAGCACCCCTGGCCGCTGGGCCCGCGCGGTCGTCCGCACCCTGCCCAGCGGCGAGCGCGTGGGGATCATCGGTCTGACCACCGCCGAGACGCCGAACATTGCCAGCCCCTCGCGCGACGTGGCCTTTGGCGCCGATTACGCCTCGATTATCCAGCCGCTGATCAACACCCTGCGCGGCGCGCCCAATAACTGTCGCACGGTGATCTGCCTGTCGCACATCGGCTACGAAGGCGACCGCGCCCTGGCCGCCGCTGTGCGCGGGCTGAACATCATCGTTGGCGGGCACTCGCATACGCCGCTGCTTCCTGAAGGAGCGAGCCTGATCCCTGGCGCCACGCCGGTGGCGGCCTATCCGCAGCTCGTGAGGGATCTCGATAACGAAAATGTAGTAATCGTGCAGGATTGGGAGTGGGGCAAGTGGATCGGCGACCTGATCATCGGCTTCGATGCCGATGGGCGGGTGAGCAGCGTTGGTTCGGCCAGCCGGGTCATTCCCGTCTGGGCCAACGACGTGCCCTCCAGCCGCTCGCCGCTGCCGGGCGAGCCGCCGACGGCCATTGCTCCCTTCGCCGCCTTCGAGACCGCTATCACCAGCACCTTCAAGCCGCGCATTGACGCGCTCAACAACCAGATCTTCGGCGCCTCGCTGGTGGAACTGCCCAGCGCCGACGTGCGCGCCCGCGAGACCGCCCTGGGCAACCTGATTGCCGATGCCTTCCGCGAGCGCATCATCAGGGCCGGGGGCAACCCCGCGGGTGTGCCGATTGTGGCGATTATCAACGGCGGCGGTATCCGCACGAGCCTCCCGGCAGGCTCGCTCACTGTGGGGCGCCTGCGCGAGGTGATGCCCTTCGGCAACACGCTGTGCTACGTAGACCTGACCGGCGCGCAGCTCAAGGCCGCCCTGGAGAACGGCTACTCGGCGCTGCGGCCCGGCGCGGCGCTGGGCGCCGATCGCAACCCTGTCGGCACGGGACGCTTCGCGCAGGTTTCGGGCCTCAGGGTGGTGGTGGATGTTTCCGGCGACGCGGCCCAGCCGCCGCAGCCCGCCACCTCGACCCAGCCGGCCATCCCCGCCCGCCGAGGCACG of the Chloroflexaceae bacterium genome contains:
- a CDS encoding 5'-nucleotidase C-terminal domain-containing protein, with amino-acid sequence MTTLSRRRFLKGAIALGAGAVLYRYSGGWKIMLAAGPEVRQLRLIHTNDHHSRIEPATGITIRAGSASGARNLGGVSRRRTIFDQIRADTSWTSNATYQQDKIFVDAGDIFQGTLYFNAWRGEADHYFYNNLGYDAVTIGNHEFDLGDQALADFIRGVGYPNSTTTSFPIVSANITASGSSPLAPLFEGDLWSTPGRWARAVVRTLPSGERVGIIGLTTAETPNIASPSRDVAFGADYASIIQPLINTLRGAPNNCRTVICLSHIGYEGDRALAAAVRGLNIIVGGHSHTPLLPEGASLIPGATPVAAYPQLVRDLDNENVVIVQDWEWGKWIGDLIIGFDADGRVSSVGSASRVIPVWANDVPSSRSPLPGEPPTAIAPFAAFETAITSTFKPRIDALNNQIFGASLVELPSADVRARETALGNLIADAFRERIIRAGGNPAGVPIVAIINGGGIRTSLPAGSLTVGRLREVMPFGNTLCYVDLTGAQLKAALENGYSALRPGAALGADRNPVGTGRFAQVSGLRVVVDVSGDAAQPPQPATSTQPAIPARRGTRVRSVEVQVGDRFEPLDPARTYRVVTNSFMWNGGDGYSVFTAAGDLADPSVGGGRNRFNTFLIDADVVQEYIEAQPNKTVNPRVDGRLSVRYTVRLPVLTNAAALRRTDFSDAAD